The following are encoded together in the Candidatus Methylarchaceae archaeon HK02M2 genome:
- a CDS encoding ribose-5-phosphate isomerase A encodes QKEIEKIGGKPELRTLKKGYPVFNDNGNIILDVDFGLIENPFLLLNKIKYISGVVEAGIFIERIHIIYNARKNGTVTKITPKVEIK; translated from the coding sequence CAAAAGGAAATTGAAAAGATTGGAGGAAAACCAGAACTAAGAACATTGAAAAAAGGCTACCCTGTCTTTAATGACAATGGGAACATAATCCTTGATGTAGACTTTGGACTTATAGAAAATCCTTTTCTGTTATTGAATAAGATAAAGTATATATCTGGTGTGGTTGAGGCAGGAATATTCATCGAGAGAATCCATATAATTTATAATGCTCGGAAAAATGGAACTGTGACGAAGATAACTCCTAAAGTTGAAATCAAATGA